DNA sequence from the Hyalangium ruber genome:
TGAGGGGCGTGCGCCGGGCCATGGTTCTCTCCTCTGGGGGGTGGGGGGGCGAAAGCGGGCGGACTATACCCACGCACCTCTTCCAATCAAGGCTGTCGCGGACCGTCTACACTGAGTGAGACATGAAGATTCGTAATCGGCTGAATCCATCCAATCCTTGCTTCTCCTTCGAGTTCTTCCCGCCGAAGACGGACGAGGGCACGGCGAACCTGCTCAAGACGCTGGAGGAGCTGGCGCCGTTGGATCCCGGCTTCGTCTCGGTGACGTACGGAGCGGGCGGCAGCACGCGAGACCGGACGGTGGAGCTCGTCACGCGCATCAAGCAGACCACCGGCATCGAGGCGATGGCGCACCTCACGTGCGTGGGGCACACGCGGGAGGAGCTGCGTGACGTGCTGCGTCGTCTGGCCGCGGCAAAGTTGGACAACGTGCTGGCGCTGCGCGGCGATCCGCCCCAGGGGCAGACGGAGTTCGTCCCCACGCCGGGCGGCTTCCGCTACGCCTCGGAGCTGGTGCAATTCATCCGAGAAGAGGATTTCAACTTCTGCCTCGGCAGCGCGTGCTATCCGGAAGGCCACGTGGAGACGCACTCCAGGGACGACGACCTCAAGCACCTGAAGGCCAAGGTGGACGCGGGGTTGGACTTCCTCATCACCCAGCTGTTCTTCGACAACGCCTTCTACTTCGACTTCGTGGAGCGGGCCCGCCGCGCGGGCATCAACGTTCCCATCGTCCCGGGGATCATGCCCATCACCAACTATGAGCAGGTGCAGCGCTTCACGCGCCTGTGCGGCGCGACGGTGCCCATGCGGCTGGCGCTCCAGCTCGAGCGCGTGAAGGACCAGCCGGACGCCGTGGTGCAGCTCGGCGTGGCGCACGCCACCGTGCAGTGCATGGAGTTGCTCTCGCGCGGCGTGCCCGGCATCCACTTCTATACGCTCAACAAGTCCCCGGCGACGCGGATGATCGTGGGCGCCTTGAGGGCCCGCTCATGAGCGGCCCGGGACTGAACCTGCCGGCGTCGGATCCGCGCGCGGTCGCGCTGCGCATGGTGCGCCCGCCCGCCTTCTTCCTGCTGTGCGTGGGCGTGCTGGCCATCCTGTTCAACACCGTGGGGCTGATCCTGGCCCTGCTGAAGGTCCCCTCCCCCTTCCCGCCTCCGCCGGATCAGCCTCCCGCGGTGCTGGAGGTCACCCCGGCCCTGGTGCTCACCATCCTGGCCGGAGTCACCTGCGGCGCCCTGTCCGTGTGGGGGGCGATGAGCGCCATGAAGCTGCGCGGCTATGGCCTCGCCACGGTGGGCGCCATCGCCGCGGCCTTCTGCCTATCGCCCACCGCCTGCATCGGCATTCCCGTCACCTGCTGGCTGCTCTTCATCCTCAGCCGTCCCGAGGTACGCAAGTCCTTCGAGCCGTGAGGAGACGCCAGGGCTTCAGGGCCACACGAGCATGAAGCTGCTGGCCTCGGTGAGGCACTTGCCGTTCAGGGCGACGCGCAGATAGGGACCGCGCCCCACCACGTGGACGTTGTTCGCGCCCTTCCCGTCGCTCAGGTACTCCAAGGCCCCACCACGCTCCGAGACCGCTCGCGCGCAGTCCGGGTTCGAGCCGACATAGCGCAGGCGGAGCTGGTCCCGGTGGGAGGGGTCCGAGGCGAAGGGGTGAATCCAGTACAGGTGCAGTGCCTCTTGCGGACGCTCGCACTTGCGCCGGTGGGTGGTCGGCCAGGCGGATCCGCGCCAGGAGGACTCGTCGCGATAGGAGGCGATCGTCCGCGCCGGTAGCACGCGGTTCGTGCTCGCCTCCCAGTCGTCCTGGGTGCAGGCGGCCACCGTCACGCGCGCGGTATCCGCCTGGTCTCCGCAGCGAACGGTGACCACGTACTCCCCTGCTTTGGGGGGCACCACGGCTTGTCCGTTGCTGACCGGCCGCTCCGGACCTCCCGCGGCGTCGCGGATGGAGATGTCCACCGCCGTCTGCTCGGCGAGCTTGCCCTGGGTGTCGAGGCCTCCCACGCGGAAGCTCTGCCCAAGGCTGACGGTCATCCCCCGCTTCCAGGAGTCCTCCATGGTGCTCTGGACGCGGGCCAACACGCTCGAATAGGGGCAGCCGCCCTGCGGCTCCTGGACGCGCTGCTTCCCAGGGGCCGCCGCGGCGCCGAGGGCCTGCAGCGCCACAATCACAGCCGCGCAGTGAATGAAGGACCGAACCAAGGGACACCTCCTGGGGGCGCAGGGCCCCGAAGCGAAACTCCCAGGGTTGGAGGGCCCTGCCCGGGCTTGTGACAAGGCAAGCGCTTCCAGCAGGCCCCTTCCCCTGCGAGAGCCCTGGAGCGCCTGGGGCCCCCAGCCGTCTCGGGGCAAACACTCGAAGCGGCCAAGCGCCGACACGATCGCTGTCCGGGCAAAGTCTTCTCCGTCCCCGACGTATCTTGGGTGGCCCCCGCCACGGGGGAGCCTGCCGAAGAGCGACACCGCGACGAGCCCGTCGCGGACGCGGCGGGCAGAACGCAGCACCTGGGAGAACCGCATGCCCACCCCTGCCACCCCGACCCTCTACACGCTAGAGGGCCAACCCGATTGGGGTCGCGCGACCCTGCTGGACGACAAGGACGGCAAGCTCACCCTCTTCTTCGAGCACGGGGGGCGGCGGGTCTTCATCAAGTCCCAGGTGAAGGGGCTCCAGGAAGCCGAGCTGAGCGAGGACGAAGCCCGGGCGCTCGATGCCCGACTGCGAGGAAAGCATCCCCGAGTCGGCGCGGCGAAGAAGGCCGCCAAGGCAAAGACCAAGTCCGCGGGGGCGCGCTCGCTCCTGGCCGTGTTCCCTTCCTTCGAGGCCCAGGTGCGCTGGTTCGAGACGTTCTTCCCCGGCGGCTTCGCGGGGGAGAAGTTCGTCTCCGAGGAGCGAGGAGCCCCCGAGGCCAAGGGCAAGAAGGGGTACAAGACCGCCGCCATCAAGCTCGCCCAGGAGCAGCTCTCGCCCGAGAAACTGGCGAGCGCCACGCCGGAGGAGACCTTCACCGTCTGCAACAAGCTGTTGGGATTCACCAACCTCGTCTTCCCCATGGAGGGCCCCATCCCCTTTTCCACCATGAAGGAGGAAGACCGAGCCGGATTCGTGGCGGCGCTGGGCGAGCTACTGCACGGCGAGGGCGCGCACGGGCCGCGCTTCGAGAAGCTCGCCAGTTCCATCCGTATCTGGGACGCGGAGGGACAGGGCCGCAAGGTCACCTGGCCCCTGGCCACGCTGCTGCAGGCGCTGTACGCCCCCACGCAGCACACCTTCGTGAAGCCCACTGTCTTCGAGCAGCAGGCGCTCATCTTGAACCTCACGGCGGACAAGCATGCGCCCGTGACCGGCGCCTCCTATGAGCGCTTCCTGGAAGTGGCG
Encoded proteins:
- the metF gene encoding methylenetetrahydrofolate reductase [NAD(P)H], whose amino-acid sequence is MKIRNRLNPSNPCFSFEFFPPKTDEGTANLLKTLEELAPLDPGFVSVTYGAGGSTRDRTVELVTRIKQTTGIEAMAHLTCVGHTREELRDVLRRLAAAKLDNVLALRGDPPQGQTEFVPTPGGFRYASELVQFIREEDFNFCLGSACYPEGHVETHSRDDDLKHLKAKVDAGLDFLITQLFFDNAFYFDFVERARRAGINVPIVPGIMPITNYEQVQRFTRLCGATVPMRLALQLERVKDQPDAVVQLGVAHATVQCMELLSRGVPGIHFYTLNKSPATRMIVGALRARS